In Trichomycterus rosablanca isolate fTriRos1 chromosome 2, fTriRos1.hap1, whole genome shotgun sequence, the genomic window TAAAGATATTGATATAAGGATTTATAGAACCACAGTTTTAATCATTAGACATGCTTTGCTCTCCCATGGCTAATTCCACTGATAATGTTCCTCAGATGGTGCTAATGACAATGGTGCTGATTTACCTGACATAAATGGTAAGCTAGGATGCAACCAAGACCAAATCTGAAATtcatttgtattaattaattaaaataaatactgattaaatattgatttttttattatttaatattatcttACAGGAAATGGACGTCACAGACCAGTGATGGACATACACAAAGGTATGAACAAAGTATCATGTAAGCAAGTACATAGTAATCATTTGCACATGATACAATGAGAAGTTAGATGTACATCCATGATGTGTTTTACAGGTGATCTTTCTGGGACCACCGTTCACCTTTATACAAGTATGTAACCCACACTAAATAACTGCCAATAATATAGGAATTTTATAATCACAGAACATCATACAGTTGTTGTATTTAATGAAAAATGTATGCACTCTTtctgtatgtgtaagtgtgaatGTAAATCTTGTTCTTAGCATTTAGAATTCAAAAAGTAATAAACAACAACCAGctataacattacaaccacctccttgtttctactctcactgtccattttatcagctccacttaccatatagaagcactttgtagttctacaattactgacagtagtccatctgttcctctgcatactttgttagccccctttaatgctgttcttcatggtcaggactctcccaggaccactacagagtaggtattatttgggtggtggatcattctcagcactgcagtgacactgacatggtggtggtgtgttagtgtgtgttgtgctggtatgagtggatcagacacagcaatgctgattgagtttgtaaacacctcactgtcactgctggactgagaatagtccaccaaccaaaaacatccagccaacagcgccccatgggcagcatcctgtgtccactgatgaaggtttagaagatgaccgactcaaacagcagcaatagatgagcgatcgtctctgactttacatttacaaggtggaccaactaggtaggagtgtctaatagagtggacagtgagtggacacagtatttaaaaactccagcagcgctgctgtgtctgatccactcataccagcacaacacacactaacacaccaccaccatgtcagtgtcactgcagtgctgagaatgatccaccacctaaataatacctgctctgtagtggtcctgtgggggtcctgaccattgaagaacagcataaaagggggctaacaaagcatgcagagaaacagatggactacagtcagtaattgtagaactacaaagtgcttctatatggtaagtggagctgataaaatggacagtgagtgtagaaacaaggaggtggttttaatgtcatggctgatcagtgtatatcagtgTATATCTAAGATATCTAAGTCCTaatataaaatctaaaacatTTCTGTGTTCATTCTTTCTAAGTACGTACTTGTTCAACCGTTAGTGAGTCTGAAGTTAAGTTTGCTTACAGCGCCATGAAAATTGGCCCCTATAAAGCAAGATAGTAATACAGTAATAGTAACAGCTGACAGGTACATCAGTTTCCCCTTTCCCTTCTATGTTAAACCATGTCCCATTTGCTACacagacatttttaaagaaaatgttatGGTTCAATTCCTTTTTATTAACTGTAAAAAGAACTGCCTTTTTTAATGAATTGATCCAACCCTTATGCAGGTGAACCACTTGGacttgacacacacacagactcaagTGAGTTTAAGTACTAATAAAATGATTGTGCTTTTGACCTTATTTTCTATAGTTCTATTAAAGTAATAAAGATAATTTCTAACCCCTTTAACTTTCAACTATCAAAAAGTAACAACTAAGTGGTAAATGTATGTACATGAAACTAAACTTTCCTCTTGCATGGTTTTTCAGCTGGAATCTTGGATATAAAGGATCCCACTTTTAGCCCCTACACCAAAATCACCAGTAAGTGGGTGAATACTTTTGAGATTAATTTGACCAGTGATCTTATACTGTACTGCATGTAACTATTACTTTGAAACTTTCACCACCAAGTGTTGATTTAATAACATTTCATATGCTATTCATATGCAATGTGCTTTTTAAAGTGGGTGCTACATCTACAGATGTGAGAACATACACCAATATCACCAGTAAGTGAGATAATATTGTTAGTCACAAAGCTAAACTAGTTTGACCTATAATCTTTGAGCGTATAAAACTACTACTTTTAAAAAAGGTTATTGTAATTAACTTTAACATGAATTTTCTTCAATCTGCTCTTCAAAGCGGATGCTGCAGTTACAGATCTGAGAACACAAACAGACATGACAGGTATTCTTTATTGATAATTTATTTCTCTCTCCATACTCACTTTCTTTAccgtttatccaattagggtcgcggggtggGGGGGTTTGGTGCTGGAGCCCACTTtgttcccccaattttctcccctaatctagtcatgtccaattaccctgattgcgcggccaacccaggaacttcttgctgtgagatgacagtgctacccaccgagccactgtgccaccatgatAATTTATTTGccaaacaataataacatacaTATCAAATAAGTAAATTAGTATAAAAAAGGGGTGCTGTTAAGTATGCATAAAATGACAGAATTATGGTTGTGAATAGGTTTAGCAGGGGATCAAGAGAACAATGGACATCGTCAAATGGCTGTAATAGGTAAGTTAAAAATAGCATTGCATGTAACCAGTCttaaaataatacacataatgaCAAGCTTTATAATATCACAATTAATATTACCATTAacactttcatcttttattatGTTTCAGCCATGGGTGAGGCTGTCTACAGTACAAGTTCTCCAAGTACATTAGGTTAGCATTGAATGATTAGATTTACTTGCAGTACAAGTAGAATGCATAAAGCACTTTGCTACTAGTGGCCAAATATATAGAAGCAATCAGTGACTTTTAACAGCCAGCACAATATTTGAcaggcctgaaattcaggaatggacgaatattaacaaatgaaataaagttgagcagacaaaacatctgTATATTGGGTTTGTACTGTCTGCGAAGAAATTAAAGTCACCATAAATGAaagaatttgcattttccataataTAACAACTgttttgatttggggttataaatCTGGTTTTACACAGGCACTGAAAGGACTGGTGTAACTGAAGGAATCTCAAATCATACAGGTAATTATGGTCCTTTTAGCATGTTAAATGATAGATCCACCTACCAGCGCATGCAATCCTTTTATATTTAGCTTGTCTTTCTCAAAAGCAGATTCTATGCTTGAGATTAGGACTGGATATACAGGTGAGTTATCTTTATTGTacctttatacactgatcagccataacattaaaaccaccttgttcctacactcactgtccattttatcagctccacttaccatattgaagcacttagttttacaattattgactgtagtccatatgtttctctgcatgctttgttagcctcctttcatgctgttctttaattttcaggaccaccacaaagtaggcattatttaggtggtggatcattctcagcactgcagtgacactgacatggtggtggtgtgttagtgtgtgttgtgctggtatgagtggatcagacacagcagcgctgctggagtttttaaacacctcactgttactgctggactgagaatagtccaccaaccaaaaatatccagccaacagcgccctgtaggcagcgtcctgtgaccactgatgaaggtctagaagatgaccaactcaaacagcagcaatagatgagcgatcgtctctgactttacatctacaaggtggaccaactaggtaggcatgtctaatggagtggacagtgagtggacacggtatttaaaaactccagcagcgctgctgtgtctgatccactcataccagcacaacacaccaccaccatgtcagtgtcactacagtgctgagaatgacccaacacctaaataatacctgctctgtgatggttcTGTAGGgctcctgatcattgaagaacagggtgaaagcaggctaaaaagatatgcagagtaatagatggactacagtcagtaattgtagaactaaaaagtgcttatatatggtaagtgaagctgatgaaatggacagtgtgtgtagaaacaaggaggtggttttattgttatgactgatcagtgtatatatacagtatatatacagtatacagtatttctttttttttttatgtaataatttGAGTCAAAAGTGTATCACTTCTAAAATTTCAGATGCCCCACAGACACATACTAGCATGGTTCAGACAAAGCTCCCAGGTAAGTGAAGATCAATTACAAACTTTATCAAAAGATAAATAGTTCCTGATTTAGCCATCATACTTATTCATACTATCAATTTTCAGTCACAGGGGAACCGATTCCAGCCACATCACAGACACATGCCATGGGCACAGGTTGATCTAAATATatgttgtttaaaaatcataaatataatgtatgtaAAGCTGCTATTACAACATTTTATCAAATGTTTTAGCTTCAGCTGAACCTCAAGGGACTTTCAGGGGTCAAAGtaagttgtttatttttttactttcttgTGGGTAGTCAAAATATattttagccgctcaggtggcgcagaggtaaaaacacacgctggcacaccagagctgggatctcgaatacattgtattgaatctcagctctgcctgccagctgggctgagcagccccatgaacaacgattggcctgttgtttgtATAGctgtgggattaagccggatatagactctctcataactaatgcaattacgacctctgctggctgattgatggcgcctgcacagagatgagaaaagagtgctctcagggtgtgtctctccgtacacagtgctgagctgcactgcactcgtcaaagtgtaggtgataagatgcatacggcatgctgcccacgtgtcggagggggcgtgggtttgcttcattctcctcaatcagagcagggatcagcattggtggagaggaagcatgacgcaatcgggcaattggatgctctaaaagaaaaaaagaaaaatagagggaaaaaagcataaaatatatataaacatatattttaCCAATCTGTAACTGTTTAACCTCAACAGGCCAACATGGTGCTACGGAGCAGACACAACCAGCTGGTAAGCTTGATTAAAAGTTAATATCAAAATAGTAACAGTCACTACTGTTATGTACATGTTGCTCTTGGGTTTGGTTGGACAATGTATTAAACTAGGTTAGTGGATAACTTAAGGGCCCAAaagaggcaacctggcagtggtgaggtttgaaccaacaaccttatgattactaatccagtaccttatccgctatgctacaactgcccttgattgattgattgattgattatttaAGTACTTAAGAGGGTATAACCATGTgtcattttcccccaatttttctcccctaatctagtcatgtccaattaccctgattgtgtcctctatactgattcgacccttcaacGCTgacccctccggcacgtacagtcagtacagactgcatttttcacctgcacgagtcgagttcatacactagacgggcactgtgtatggagggccacacccccatcagcattattcctcagccctgtgcaggcgccatcaggggccgcagttgcaccagttatgaggacctatgatccgactttcttaccctctaaccctgaacaacagtcactcgttcatgctgccgcccagcccagtcggaaaggtagagctgagattggatacgatgtattcgaaaccccaagtctggtgcgctagcgtactttaccgctgcgccacctgagcggctgataagttttttttttttaatagaacaATGAAGGAGCACTCGGTTAAAcgagggctcgtccgggatttgaacccgggacctctagCACCCAAAatgagaatcatacccctagaccaacgaccCATCCACAAATGTTACGTTTGTTGATCTGGAGGATTGAAATTAGACCATTTAAAAAGCATGAGAGTACAACTGTCTCAAATCTCAAAAAGGCATACATAGCTTATACAGTACGTGAAAGGTTACACTATCTACACTTAGAtttatggtatttagcagacacttttccccaaagcgacttacagttatgactgaatactaTGCAAgcaaggattaagggccttgctcagaggccaaCAGTGGTAAACTTTGCAATAGTGGGGattaaaccaacaaccttttgatCATTAGTCcgctgagctactactgccTTGTACAATGAAAGTCTACATTCATGTCATGGAACTAAAGAGATTCCAattttaaaaatttattattaaaatgatatgtacagtgtatcacaaaagtgagtacacccctcacatttctgcagatatttaagtatatcttttcatgggacaacactgacaaaatgacactttgacacaatgaaaagtagtctgtgtgcagcttatataacagtgtaaatttattcttccctcaaaataactcaatatacagccattaatgtctaaaccaccggcaacaaaagtgagtacaccccttagtgaaagttcctgaagtgtcaatattttgtgtggccaccattatttcccagaactgccttaactctcctgggcatggagtttaccagagcttcacaggttgccactggaatgcttttccactcctccatgacgacatcacgtagctggcggatattcgagactttgcgctcctccaccttccgcttgaggatgccccaaagatgttctattgggtttaggtctggagacatgcttggccagtccatcacctttaccctcagcctcttcaataaagcagtggtcgtcttagaggtgtgtttggggtcattatcatgctggaacactgccctgcgacccagtttccggagggaggggatcatgctctgctcagtatttcacagtacatattggagttcatgtgtccctcaatgaaatgtaactccgcaacacctgctgcactcatgcagccccagaccatggcattcccaccaccatgcttgactgtaggcatgacacacttatcttgtactcctcacctgattgccaccacacatgcttgagaccatctgaaccaaacaaattaatcttggtctcatcagaccataggacatggttccagtaatccatgtcctttgttgacatgtcttcagcaaactgtttgcgggctttcttgtgtagagacttcagaagaggcttccttctggggtgacagccatgcagaccaatttgatgtagtgtgcggcgtatggtctgagcactgacaggctgaccccccaccttttcaatctctgcagcaatgctgacagcactcctgcgcctatctttcaaagacagcagttggatgtgacgctgagcacgtgcactcagcttctttggacgaccaacgcgaggtctgttctgagtggaccctgctcttttaaaatgctggatgatcttggccactgtgctgcagctcagtttcagggtgttggcaatcttcttgtagccttggccatcttcatgtagcacaacaattcgtcttttaagatcctcagagagttctttgccatgaggtgccatgttggaactttcagtgaccagtatgagagagtgtgagagctgtactactaaattgaacacacctgctccctatgcacacctgagacctagtaacactaacaaatcacatgacattttggagggaaaatgacaagcagtgctcaatttggacatttaggggtgtagtctcttaggggtgtactcacttttgttgccggtggtttagacattaatggctgtatattgagttattttgagggaagaataaatttacagtgttatataagctgcacacagactacttttcattgtgtcaaagtgtaattttgtcagtgttgtcccatgaaaagatatacttaaatatctgcagaaatgtgaggggtgtactcacttttgtgatacactgtatatacagtgtatcacaaaagtgagtacacccctcacatttctgcagatatttaagtatatcttttcatgggacaacactgacaaaatgacactttgacacaatgaaaagtagtctgtgtgcagcttatataacagtgtaaatttattcttccctcaaaataactcgatatacagccattaatgtctaaaccaccggcaacaaaagtgagtacacccctaagagactacacccctaaatgtccaaattgagcactgcttgtcattttccctccaaaatgtcatgtgatttgttagtgttactaggtctcaggtgtgcatagggagcaggtgtgttcaatttagtagtacagctctcacactctcatactggtcactgaaagttccaacatggcacctcatggcaaagaactctctgaggatcttaaaagacgaattgttgcgctacatgaagatggccaaggctacaagaagattgccaacaccctgaaactgagctgcagcacagtggccaagatcatccagcgttttaaaagagcagggtccactcagaacagacctcgcgtcggtcgtccaaagaagctgagtgcacgtgctcagcgtcacatccaactgctgtctttgaaagataggcgcaggagtgctgtcagcattgctgcagagattgaaaaggtggggggtcagcctgtcagtgctcagaccatacgccgcacactacatcaaattggtctgcatggctgtcaccccagaaggaagcctcctctgaagtctctacacaagaaagcccgcaaacagtttgctgaagacatgtcaacaaaggacatggattactggaaccatgtcctatggtctgatgagaccaagattaatttgtttggttcagatggtctcaagcatgtgtggcggcaatcaggtgaggagtaaaaagataagtgtgtcatgcctacagtcaagcatggtggtgggaatgccatggtctggggctgcatgagtgcagcaggtgttggggagttacatttcattgagggacacatgaactccaatatgtactgtgaaatactgaagcagagcatgatcccctccctccggaaactgggtcgcagggcagtgttccagcatgataatgaccccaaacacacctctaagacgaccactgctttattgaagaggctgagggtaaaggtgatggactggccaagcatgtctccagacctaaacccaatagaacatctttggggcatcctcaagcggaaggtggaggagcgcaaagtcttgaatatccgccagctccgtgatgtcgtcatggaggagtggaaaagcattccagtggcaacctgtgacgctctggtaaactccatgcccaggagagttaaggcagttctgggaaataatggtggccacacaaaatattgacacttcaggaactttcactaaggggtgtactcacttttgttgccagtggtttagacattaatggctgtatattgagttattttgagggaagaataaatttacactgttatataagctgcacacagactacttttcattgtgtcaaagtgtcattttgtcagtgttgtcccatgaaaagatatacttaaatatctgcagaaatatgaggggtgtactcacttttgtgatacactgtatatatttttaaagtaaaaaaatacatataagcgcccaggtggcacagcgggatattccactagcacacaagcgccgagattctgaactcctcggtttgaaactcgttGTCAGCCGGGCGCCGTCTAGCGggaataattggcagtgcctgcagcagacacgtctctgctagggcggggtgaccggactatgtaggcagggtcttcaaactctgtgtaaggaccctggttggcagatagagagacgcctgtgcagaatgcataggtgaaaaagggttctgctaagggctgcgaGCGGGTCGAAGggggcatgagcagcaatatacccacctcgactgcagttAGGGATCCCCCagtagcggaagacaaattgactacactaaaatagggagaaaatgcatgaataaaacagaagaaaaaatacaataaaaatacaataataggttaaaaaaatttatatgtattaaattattaattatacatattttactttgttttttggTATTAAAAATCCTGTCAATAAACAGATGCTACAAtagctcttttcttttgctgGTTTTGCTTGTTCTGTCCAGTTCCAGCAGGTGAACAGTACCACACATCTGGTCAGGGTCCTGAAGGTGGGTGGAAAATCCTAATACCAGGGGTTATTTCTATACAATCAGCAAGAATATTCCTTATAGTATATCCTATAGTgtttataaaagaaaacaataccTTTACTCATGGATTATGTACATGATTTAATTAACACAGTAAACAGTGTTTGGCAGCTGCCCTCATTTCCTTAAGTGAGGTAGAAAAGAACAAtcacctacactgatcagccataacattaaaaccacctccttgtttctacactcactgtccattttatcagctccacttaccatataggagcactttgtagttcttcaaatactgactagtccatatatttctctgcatgctttgtaagcctcctttcatgctgttcttcaatggtcaggactctcccaggaccaccacagagcaggtattatttgggtggtggatcattctcagcactgcagtgacactgacatggtggtggtgtgttagtgtgtgttgtgctggtatgagtggatcagacccagcaaTGCTGatacacctcaatgtcactgctggactgagattaatTAAtccaccaaaaatatatccagccaacagcgccccgtgggcagcgtcctgtggccactgatgaaggtctagaaaatg contains:
- the si:ch211-80h18.1 gene encoding uncharacterized protein si:ch211-80h18.1 translates to MEGTTQTDSIGGFESFGTSFSPESSGIKDQTSHDFLIGLMGGMGDSFAPDPYTDTIADHMGLAFHVESTGFVLDPGPSVSSSSAPPDHLGPHFSVGTGLDTSVLSTVTSDSTGALFGLHGDMTDGANDNGADLPDINGNGRHRPVMDIHKGDLSGTTVHLYTSEPLGLDTHTDSTGILDIKDPTFSPYTKITMGATSTDVRTYTNITTDAAVTDLRTQTDMTGLAGDQENNGHRQMAVIAMGEAVYSTSSPSTLGTERTGVTEGISNHTACLSQKQILCLRLGLDIQMPHRHILAWFRQSSQSQGNRFQPHHRHMPWAQLQLNLKGLSGVKANMVLRSRHNQLFQQVNSTTHLVRVLKVQKMWNWKIPADFHMKPRVRFLRYRFQCTDQSFWQRSKNPSH